The nucleotide window CGGCCTATAATAAGAGTATGGGTAGAAGAAACACATGATCGTTGTGTAGAACAAAAGAATGCCCATAACGAGAGACATGCTAGTCTACTATAGATTCTTCTTTGTAAGTTGGCCCAATAGAAAAAAAGGGAACCGAATCGAATTATGAAAATCAGTAGAGCGGTTGAGAAACTATACACTGGGTccgattggtaatggctgtagctttaaatattttgttgtagaaaaaaatctgtagactttttgctgtggctttagattttattgctgtagaattttattgaagcactaaaaaattgctttggatatttggctctgcagagcacttgtacagctgtaggatattttaagagctgtggtttcaaaaaaaaatttaaagcttgattgctctgaatttggTGCTGTGGAAATAAATAGAGCTGTGGACAGCACTtacagcaactaccaatcacccccaCTATCTCAAATATCTGAACCAAACCTGAATTCTATGCAGCCACAATAAATAATACGAATTAATCCCAAAAAAACTACATACCTAAATGCAGTTAAATATAGAGCAAATTTGgtatttatcatttttagtttttatttttaaaataataaccaaaaactaaaataaccaAATAAGTTTTGCAATGACCAAATGACAGTTATATcttcatttataattttaattgattatttattaaatgtataaataaaaatatttaaaaaatcaaaatatctttttcaatttttgttcatttttagaaaacaaattttcttaaaCAAAAGATTATGAATCTCTTTCTGAATGCGTATAATATCTTACCGAGTTTGAAAAAATTGAATTCAAGACTGAATTCATGTGTTAATAGGTTTTTTTAATGTAACTTGTATGCAAATTTaggaaaaaattgtaaatatatatgtcattttttCTCAATTTTATCTGTATGCATATTTAAGAAAACATTTCTCAATCTATAACATCTCTTGAAAATTTACGAAGAtgcttttaaatatgtataatatttttataaaatttagatatcAAATTCATGAATGTCTTCGCTGAAATAAAATCATGAATGTGTTCCGAAAACTTTAGGAAGATGTTAAACATgtttaaaatatcatataatatatatataattctaatACAGAATGTATTCCacattatgaaaatattatacataattattttcctaaattttagaaaaatcttAGACTTACTCAAGAAGGAATTTCTAAACGCAAATTCAagaatatataatacatttatGAAGGTTTTCCTAAACTTAAATTCATCAAGATATTATACATAGATATTCAAGAAAGATtcctaaactttaaaaaaaaagacaaatcgtttattaaaaaaaataagaaaaaacattcgacaaaaaaaattgttcaaaaatattataaatttttgtttttgaaaaatttatctATAGAATAAAGTTATATAATTATCatttacctttttaatgaaatatgttTTGGTCATTTTAATCTTTAAGAGCTATTTtagtaaaaacaaataatttaattgATATTCTAGGGTGTCTCTTTTAAATATATCCACATAAGaaactgattaaaaaaaatattttagtgaaaCAAAACAAGCAGATAAACTCGTGCAGTAAACGAATTGTATCATGAGAAACGCGATTTCTAACTTTCTGAAGTCTCATTAACTACTAGTGACCCGAAAGTTTTGTTACGGTTACTCTTAAGCCTCTCTTAGGTAAGATTTAATCTTATCATTCACAACATTAGGGACTTTCTAAGTTACcaatctttttaataaaactctAAAACCTACTGATGACAGAAAAGGCAAACCAAAGCCCTAATGATACACGCGATcaataataaataatgaaaatactACTTGCTTCTTCCTCTATGCATATTATTACCACACAAAAAAAGGAGTAAAACGTTAAGTACTATGTGCGGTGGATAGTAATATTACAATGATACTTTATTTATTACATAACGGTGCAAGCGTTGGGGTTCTCGTCGCTAAAAAGAGACATGATCACGTCGTCTGGAGCTCCAGGCAACGGCTGAGACTGCTCAGACTTCCTCACATAACCGGCCGGAGCTTTCTTGTCGTAGACTCCCACTGCATATGGATATGCAACCACGTTGTATGGAACATACGGCCACATCTCCGCCTTTTTCCCTGTTCTTTCGACTCTCTTCAACACCTTCTTCGGCTCCACGTACCCACTCACCGTCACTTTGTGTATTTTCCTGTTCAGCTCCACCGTTTCCACCCCTGCGCCATTATTAGATTCATTTCAATGGCTTGTTTTCATAAATTATAGAaatggttttggtttttaattagGTATTATGGAATTAAAGAATTAAATATTACggcaaataaattatttatgatCTTAGGAGCTAGCAGGAGCTGGAAATTGGAACCTTTCATGGAGGAAACAGCGTTCTTGACTCTGCGTTCGCAGCCGTCGCA belongs to Brassica rapa cultivar Chiifu-401-42 chromosome A07, CAAS_Brap_v3.01, whole genome shotgun sequence and includes:
- the LOC103831636 gene encoding heavy metal-associated isoprenylated plant protein 20 — translated: MGALDSLSEYISDYFHVSRKRRKRKVKQTVNIKVKMDCDGCERRVKNAVSSMKGVETVELNRKIHKVTVSGYVEPKKVLKRVERTGKKAEMWPYVPYNVVAYPYAVGVYDKKAPAGYVRKSEQSQPLPGAPDDVIMSLFSDENPNACTVM